A window from Vigna angularis cultivar LongXiaoDou No.4 chromosome 7, ASM1680809v1, whole genome shotgun sequence encodes these proteins:
- the LOC128197707 gene encoding uncharacterized protein LOC128197707, producing MVEQALVLRHIISSKGIEVDPAKISVISQLPYPSWVREVRSFLGHAGFYRRFIKDFIKRALPLSKLLQKDIEFDFDDRCKQAFDRLKEALTTTPIIQAPDWTAPFELMCDASNYALGAILTQKIDKFPRDAERICRTCGPCQRAGGLLSWRQQMPQQPMLFCEVFDVWGIDFMGPFPVSFGFSYILLAVNYVSKWVEAKATKTNDARVVVDFVRSHLFCRFGVPRAIVSDQGTHFYNRSMQALLKKYGVVHKVSTPYHP from the exons atggtagAACAAGCTTTGGTTCTAAGGCATATCATTTCTAGCAAGGGAATAGAGGTAGATCCTGCAAAAATATCTGTGATTTCGCAATTACCTTACCCTTCTTGGGTGCGAGAGGTTCGATCTTTTCTTGGGCATGCAGGTTTCTATAGGCGCTTCATCAAGGACTTCATCAAGAGAGCGCTTCCCTTGTCCAAACTGTTGCAGAAAGACATTGAGTTTGACTTTGATGACAGATGCAAACAGGCTTTTGATCGGCTAAAGGAAGCTTTGACCACCACTCCGATCATTCAGGCACCAGATTGGACAGCCCCTTTTGAGCTTATGTGTGATGCATCTAATTATGCATTGGGGGCTATCTTGACACAAAAGATTGACAAGTTTCCACGA GATGCGGAGAGGATTTGCAGGACCTGCGGGCCATGTCAAAGAGCAGGAGGATTACTTTCATGGAGACAACAGATGCCTCAACAGCCTATGCTGTTCTGTGAGGTATTTGATGTCTGGGGTATAGACTTTATGGGTCCTTTTCCTGTTTCTTTTGGTTTCTCTTATATTCTCCTTGCTGTGAATTATGTTTCAAAATGGGTGGAAGCTAAAGCCACCAAAACTAACGATGCTCGGGTTGTTGTAGATTTTGTTAGATCTCACCTCTTTTGCAGGTTTGGAGTGCCCAGAGCAATTGTTAGTGACCAAGGAACCCATTTCTACAATAGATCCATGCAAGCCTTGCTCAAGAAATATGGGGTGGTGCACAAAGTCTCGACACCATACCACCCCTAA